One Mesorhizobium sp. L-2-11 genomic region harbors:
- a CDS encoding ArdC family protein — protein sequence MTMASLNRADVYARITEEIIAAIEAGAGEYVMPWHHDGTATARPTNIASGKAYRGVNTLALWVAAHSAGYPAGLWGTYRQWQALGAQVRKGERSTTVVFWGQIGGKTYEDDDSNDGERRRLFARGYSVFNCAQVDGYEPEPAVARSEEERIAHADAFYANLGISTVYGGNEAYYLPSADRVHMPVFSSFRDVASHYSVLFHEGLHASGVKHRLDRDLSGRFGSEAYAMEEIIADAGAAMVLADLSISARPRPDHAAYISSWLKVLRADTSAIFTASSKAQAAVDWMHAQQPCQQISAVAA from the coding sequence ATGACGATGGCTTCTCTGAACCGAGCAGATGTTTATGCCCGCATCACTGAAGAGATTATCGCTGCCATCGAAGCCGGTGCTGGCGAGTATGTGATGCCCTGGCATCATGATGGAACAGCCACTGCCCGGCCGACCAATATTGCATCCGGCAAGGCCTACCGTGGCGTGAACACACTTGCCTTGTGGGTCGCGGCGCATAGCGCTGGATATCCTGCCGGCCTCTGGGGAACGTATCGCCAATGGCAGGCCCTTGGTGCCCAGGTGCGCAAAGGTGAGAGATCCACAACCGTCGTCTTCTGGGGGCAGATCGGCGGCAAGACTTATGAGGATGATGATTCCAATGATGGTGAGCGTCGGCGTCTATTCGCCCGCGGCTATTCGGTGTTCAACTGCGCCCAGGTCGATGGTTATGAGCCAGAACCGGCGGTTGCCCGCTCGGAAGAAGAACGTATCGCACACGCTGATGCTTTCTATGCGAACCTTGGGATCAGCACCGTATATGGAGGCAACGAAGCCTACTATTTGCCTTCGGCTGATCGGGTGCATATGCCAGTTTTCAGCTCATTCCGCGACGTCGCGTCTCATTACAGCGTGCTTTTCCATGAAGGTCTTCACGCGTCAGGAGTAAAACACAGACTCGACCGCGATCTATCCGGACGGTTCGGCTCCGAAGCCTATGCCATGGAGGAGATAATTGCTGACGCTGGAGCAGCCATGGTTCTCGCCGATCTATCGATATCGGCACGGCCAAGGCCGGATCACGCCGCCTATATCTCCAGTTGGTTGAAGGTCCTTCGCGCCGATACCTCCGCCATCTTCACGGCCTCAAGCAAGGCTCAGGCCGCTGTCGACTGGATGCATGCGCAACAGCCCTGCCAGCAGATCAGCGCGGTAGCGGCCTGA
- a CDS encoding ArdC-like ssDNA-binding domain-containing protein, whose product MSEERKDIYQRVTDSIIAELEKGVRPWLKPWNADHAAGRITRPLRANGIPYRGINVLMLWAAATERGYTAPLWLTYKQAQELGAQVRKGEKGSLVVYANTITRTEQDDVTGEDLEREIPFTKGYTVFNAEQVDGLPAHFYAVQQPALDPVARIARVETFFAFVGADIREGGNQAFYNMAEDRVQMPPFVAFKEPEAYYATLAHELGFIASVLLASAPAAGRA is encoded by the coding sequence ATGAGTGAGGAACGGAAAGACATCTATCAGCGTGTAACCGACAGCATCATAGCGGAGCTGGAAAAAGGCGTCCGCCCGTGGCTGAAACCTTGGAATGCAGACCATGCGGCAGGGCGCATCACCCGGCCCTTGCGCGCCAACGGCATCCCGTATCGCGGCATCAATGTTTTGATGCTCTGGGCCGCAGCGACCGAACGCGGCTATACCGCGCCGCTGTGGCTGACCTACAAGCAGGCGCAGGAGCTGGGCGCACAGGTGCGCAAGGGCGAGAAGGGCAGCCTTGTCGTTTATGCCAACACTATCACCCGCACCGAGCAGGACGACGTGACCGGCGAGGATTTGGAGCGGGAGATTCCCTTTACGAAGGGATACACCGTGTTCAACGCCGAGCAGGTGGACGGTTTGCCGGCGCATTTCTACGCCGTGCAACAGCCGGCCCTTGACCCTGTCGCTCGTATCGCGCGCGTGGAGACTTTCTTTGCATTCGTCGGAGCCGACATCAGGGAAGGAGGCAATCAGGCTTTCTACAACATGGCAGAGGACCGCGTGCAGATGCCGCCCTTTGTGGCGTTCAAGGAACCGGAAGCTTATTACGCCACCTTGGCCCACGAGTTAGGTTTCATCGCAAGTGTCCTTCTTGCTTCAGCACCTGCAGCAGGGAGGGCATGA